From the Polaribacter huanghezhanensis genome, the window CAAAACTCAACGATTTGTACAATCAAAAATCCATAGACATTGTTGGTAAATTTAAAAGAATGTACAAAATCAATGTAATTGGTATTGTGCTGTTTTCGTTGATACTTTTGCCAATTTCATTTGCCGTAAAAATTCCATATATGGGAATTATGTTGTTTTTTTTATTCAATCTTGTGATAATTGTAAACAGGAAAGTCCGAAAAGCTTTAGATAAAATTGACAATAGTTTAAACAGTTATGAGTATTTAATCTCGTTTGATAAATGGACCAAAGACTTAATTGCTGTTAATATTAAGTTTTCTAGATTTTTATATCCCTATGTTTTTTTAGCAATGTTTGCAGGATTTTGGTTTGGTTCAATTGGCGGAGACGTTCCAGGAGATGCGCTTGTAAACCTCTTTGTTTCAGCATATCCAGAAACAATTTTAGTGTATGGTTTTCCTTTGATATTTATCTTGTTTATACTGATAATACTGCTGTTCTTAGTTTTGGTTGGAGCTAAAATTGGAAAATTGGATTTCAATTTAGGATATGGTCGAATTATGAAAAGATTGGCGACTTTAATTAAAGATATGGAAGAGCTAAAGCATTAATTTTCTGATGTTTTAGCGTTTGGATTTAATATTTTTAGAAACAAGAAACATCTAATTGATTCTTTTTGACTTTGAGATAAGAACAATTAACCTGTTTTCGATATTTTTTCTAAAAAGTGTAATATTTAAAAAGTTGAGCCACTAATTTAGAAAAGAACATTAAAAATGAAAATTACAGAAACCATTGCTTTTATTACACAAGCTGAAAAGAAAGCAGAAAAAAAGTCTCAAAAAAAACACTACACTACTTTTATTGCAATTTTGTCAGATTTGCAAACGAAGGATTTAGAGGAAACTCAATTTTTTTCTATAGAAAAAGAACTAGACAATTTTAAGTTGAACTCTAAGACCACATTTAAAGAGTTAAACCGTAGTTTTTCTAAATTCAAACAGTTTTTAAAAGTGAAATTTTCATTCACTACCGAAGGATATTATACCAGTTTAGGAATTGGTCTGGGTTTGTGTTTTGGAATTGCTTTTGGGAGTTTGATAGATCGGTTTATTGGCTCATCAATTGGAATGACATTTGGAATGCTACTAGGAATTGTTGTCGGGAAAAAATTAGATTCTGATGCCGAAATTCATGGAAGAGCATTAAAAACAAAACTTCAAAACTAGTCGATACCAAAAGGTAAAACAGCAATTATTTTTTATCATATTTCAACTGGCGAAAATATTTCGGCAAGGAAAATAACAACCTAAAATCAACAAAAAAATGAAAATAATTATTACCGTTATTTTAATAATATCAATTTTAATTACAAGGGTATTTTGTAAATATTTTGGATAGAGTAAAATAAAAACCCTTTAACAAAAAAATAATAGGTAACTTTTGAAAGTAATTGTATTTTTGGAGACATAGGTACTAACGAATCAATATAAAAGATTATGAAGAAAAACGTTTTAGTAACTGCATTATTTGCAGTAGCAGTATTATTTTCAAACGAAACCAATGCACAGAGATTTGCACCGTTAGATAAAAGTCCAATGGACGTAGCTTCTTTTCCAACAAGTTATAAAATTTCAGACAAAATTGTAAAAGTTACTTATAGCAGACCACAATTAAAAGATAGAAACATCACCAAATTAGCAATTCCAGAACAAATTTGGAGAACAGGAGCGAATGAAGCAACAGAAATTACTTTTTATAAAGATGTAAAATTTGGAGGAAAATCTGTTGACGCAGGAACCTATTCTTTATTTACAATTCCAGGAGAAAAAGAATGGATCATTATTTTAAGCACCGCAAAAAATGTTTGGGGTTCTTATTTTTATAAAGAAACCGAAGATGTTGTTAGAGTAAAAGCAAAGGTATCTTCAAGCATAGCACCAATCGAAGCTTTTTCTATGACATTTGATGACGATATGAACTTATATATGGGTTGGGGATATACCGTTGTTAAAGTAACTATTAAATAATAAAAAGATGAAAAAAAATATCGTAGTAATTGCATTTTTAGCAATCGCAGTATTGTTTTCTAACGAAACAACTGCACAAAAATTTAATGGATTAGACAAAAGTCCTGCGGATATTGCTTTGTACAAAACAAAAGCTGACGGAGTAATTGCAAAAGTGGTGTATAGCAGACCACAATTAAAAGGAAGAAGTCTTTCAAAATTAGCTCCACAAGGAAAAGTTTGGAGATTAGGCGCTAATGAGGCAACCGAGATTAGATTTTATAAAGATGTCACTTTTGGTGGACAATCTGTAAAAGCGGGAACCTATTCTATGTTTGCCATTCCTGGAGCATCAGCATGGACACTCATTTTAAACAAAGACACAAATGTTTGGGGTGCTTTTTCGTATAAAGAAAGTCAAGATGTTGTAAGAGTAACTGCACAGGTTTCAAAAAATAAAAATTCTGTTGAAGCGTTAGCGATTATGTTTTCTAAATCAGGAGACATGTATATTGGATGGGGAAATACAGTGGTAACTGTTCCTGTAAAATAAGTTATATCACATAAATTTAAGAATCCGTAAATTCCATTTTACGGATTTTTTTATGCTTTTTTATTTGGTTTTTTACTAATTAAATACACGCCAAAAATTACCAAAAAGCAACTTGCAATTTTTACAGAATTTATATCTTGTGCGTATTCTGTTTGTCCAAAAGCATACGCATACACACTTACCATTATAAAACTGATGGCAGGCTGTAAATACACATAGCTTCCGGTTACAGAAGGCGACACAGATTTTAAGGCGTAAATATTAAAAAGATAGGCTAAAAATGTAGTTCCGATAACTACAAATGCAATTGTTGCATAGGTTTCTACTGTAAATGCAGCAAAATTTGTTTGTAGAATATCTGGAATTCCAAACGGAAACATAAAAACAAACCCAAAAAGAAATACCCAACTAATAACGGTAATCGAATTGTACTTTTTCATTAAGGGCTTTACCAAAACCAGGTATAAACCATAAGAACACGCATTTAAAAAAATCAAAACATTACCCAATAATGAACTTGTTCCTGCAGCTTTGTTTCCGTACCAGACCAATAAGATCGCTCCAGTTGCGCCAATTGCAATTCCAATAATTTTATTTGGGGTTATTTTTTCTTTTAAAAGAAGTGCGCTAAAAACCAATACAACAATCGGAATTGCGGTAATAATAATAGAAGCATCAATAGGCGAAGTTAAATTGAGTCCATGAAAAAACAACAATTGATTGGTTGCAACACCCAACAATCCGCATAAAATTAAAAGCGGAAAATCTTTTTTTTCTACTTTTTCTTTGAGAAAAGATTTGATGATCCAAAATAAAATTCCTGCGCCAACAACTCGTAAAAAAATAAAAGCAGACGGCCCAATTTTATTAGGCATGATGCCTTTAGCAATAATATAATTTACTCCGTAGATAAGATTCGCTCCTAATAAAGCCAGATGGGCTTTTGCAATGTTGTTTTTCAAAATAGTAAAAATTTGCACTACAAATAACGAACATTTTAATCGATTTTATTTCACAAGTATTTTACTTTAATCTTTTAGTAATAAGCTGTAACTTTGGCGCTTCTAAAAAGCAGAAAATCACATGCAATACAATCATATTGAGATAGAAAAGAAATGGCAAGAATATTGGGATAAAAACCAAACTTTTAAAGCCAGTAATGAGTCGGAGAAACCTAAATATTATGTATTGGATATGTTTCCTTATCCAAGCGGAGCAGGTTTGCATGTTGGGCATCCGCTAGGATATATTGCAAGTGATATCTATGCACGTTACAAACGTCATAAAGGGTTTAATGTATTACATCCACAAGGATATGATTCTTTTGGTTTGCCAGCAGAACAATATGCAATTCAGACAGGTCAACATCCTGCAAAAACGACAGAGGAAAATATTAAAACATACAGAAGACAGCTAGATAGAATCGGTTTTTCTTTTGATTGGAGCAGAGAAGTAAGAACTTCAAATCCTGAATATTACAAATGGACACAATGGATTTTTATTCAATTGTTCAATTCCTGGTACAATAAAAGTTCAGACAAAGCAGAAGACGTTTCTACGCTGATTAAAATCTTTAAAAAAGATGGAAATGCAACTGTAAACGCAGTTTGTGATGAGGATATCAACATTTTTTCTGCGGATGAATGGAAAGCATTTACAAAAGCCGAACAAGAAGAAATCTTATTACAATATCGATTGACATTTTTGTCGGATACAGAAGTAAATTGGTGTCCAGCTTTGGGAACCGTTTTAGCAAATGATGAAATTGTAAACGGAGTTTCAGAACGTGGAGGTCATCCTGTTGTTAGAAAAAAAATGACGCAATGGTCGATGCGAATTTCTGCATACGCACAACGTTTGTTAGATGGATTAGAAACAATTGATTGGCCACAACCTTTAAAAGATTCTCAAACCAATTGGATTGGAAAATCTGTTGGAGCATTAGTCAACTTTGAAATCCTATCCCCAGCCCTTTCCGAAGGAAAGGGAGCAAAGGCTGACTCTAAAAAAGTACCTGGTTATATGACTGGTGGGAATAATTCTTATTTATTGCTTGAAAAAGCGAAAGAAATGAGAGCAAATCCAACGCCCGCAGAAGCAATTTTATGGAAATCTTTAAAAGGGAAAAAATTAAAATCTAAATTTAGACAGCAACATTTAATTAATGATTTTATTGTTGATTTTGTGTGCTTGTCAAAGAAATTAATTATTGAAGTTGATGGTAAAATCCATGAGTATCAACTAGAAAAAGATGAAGCTAGAACTTTAGAATTAGAACAAAAATCTGGTTTTAAAGTGATCAGATTTAAAAATGAAGAAGTAATTGGTGATATTGATGCAGTTTTATCTAAAATAGATTCAGAATTAAGTAATCAAGCATTTCTGCTTTCAAAACTTGAGCAAGATAATTCGAAAGAAACGGAATCAACTTCTCTTTCCTCTGGAAAGGGACAGAGGGATAGGATTAGTGTTTTTACAACACGTCCTGATACTATTTTCGGTGTTTCATTTATGACATTAGCTCCAGAACACGAGTTGGTGTCACGAATCGTGACAGATGAACAAAAAGAAGAAGTAAATGCTTACATTAAAGCCACAGCAAAACGGTCTGAACGCGATAGAATGGCAGATGTAAAAAGCATTTCTGGTGCGTTTACTGGCGCGTATGCTTTGCATCCGTTTACGGGAAAACAAATTCCGATTTGGATTGGAGATTACGTCTTAGCAAACTACGGAACAGGAGCAGTTATGGCGGTTCCTTGTGGAGATCAACGTGATTATGATTTTGCAAAACATTTTAATATTGCCATTCCGAATATTTTTGAAAACGTAGCTGTTTCTGAAGGGGCGCATACAGATAAAGACGGAACAAAAATTGCAAATTCTGATTTTTTAAATGGTTTATCGTACAAAAAAGCGATGAAATTAGCCATTTACGAACTAGAAAAACAAGGTTTTGGAGAAGGAAAAATAAATTACCGTTTGCGTGATGCTGTGTTTAGCAGACAACGGTATTGGGGAGAACCTTTTCCAGTATATTATAAAGACGGAATGCCGCAAATGATTGATACAAAACACTTGCCAATTGTTTTGCCAGAAGTAGAAAAATACTTGCCAACTGAAGACGGAAAACCGCCTTTAGGAAACGCAACTGAATGGGCTTGGGATTCTCGTGCTAAGAAAGTTGTAAGCAATGATAAGTTAAAAAATAAAACGGTGTATCCGTTAGAATTAAACACCATGCCGGGTTGGGCAGGAAGTTCTTGGTACTTTAACCGGTATATGGATTCGCAAAATTCTGAGGAATTTGCAAGCAAAGAATCGTTGGAGTATTGGAAAGAAGTTGATTTATATATTGGTGGTTCTGAACACGCAACCGGACATTTATTGTACGCGCGTTTTTGGCAAAAATTCTTGTTTGATAAAGGAATTGTTCCGGTAGATGAATTTGCAAAAAAACTAATCAACCAAGGAATGATTTTGGGAACTTCTGCTTTTGCATATAGAATAGATGGGAGGCCAAATGTTTTTGTTTCTAAAGATGTTTATGATATTCTAACGGAACCAATTCCTAAATCATCTAAAGGTAAAGGAGAAAAAATTATTAGAGATTTTTTAGGTTTAAAAGATGAAATATTTGGAATAGATAGAGGAATTCATGTAGATGTTTCTTTTGTTGATTCATCTGATGAATTAGATATAAAACGATTTAAAGAGTGGAGGCCAGAGTTTAAAAACGCAGAATTTATTACAAAAGAAAAAGGTGTTTTTAAAGTAAGAAGAGAGGTCGAAAAAATGTCAAAATCAAAATACAATGTTGTAAATCCTGATGCAATTTGTGAAGAATACGGAGCAGACAGTTTACGTTTGTTCGAAATGTTTTTAGGCCCTTTAGAACAAGCAAAACCTTGGAAAACTTCTGGTATTTCTGGAGTTTCATCGTTCTTAAAGAAATTATGGAGGTTGTATTTTAACGGAGAAACATTTGAAGTTTCTGACGCAGCACCAACAAAAGACGAATTAAAAGTTTTACATAAAACCATTAAAAAAGTAGAAGAAGATATTGAGAATTTCTCTTTCAACACATCAGTTTCTACATTTATGATTGCAGTAAACGAGTTAACAGCATTAAAATGTAACAAGCGTGCAATTTTAGAACCATTGGCAATTTTAGTGTCGCCTTATGCGCCACATATTGCAGAAGAATTGTGGAGTTTATTAGGAAATAAAGAAAGTATTTCTACGGCAGAATTTCCTGTTTTTGATGAAAAACATTTGGTAGAAAGTGCTAAAACATATCCGGTTTCATTCAATGGAAAAATGCGTTTTACTTTAGAGCTTTCTTTAGATTTATCAAAAGAAGAAATTGAAAAAATAGTAATGGCACACGAAAAAACAATCGCACAACTCGCAGGGCGAGAGCCAAAAAAGGTAATTATTGTTCCAGGTAAAATTATAAATATTGTTGGCTAGCACACGCAGTGTGCTTTTGGTATTTTACTTGTTTGTGGTTAAATAGTTGTCATTCCTGCGCAGGCAGAAATCCAAATTAACGTATTATAGATTCCTGTTTTACAGGAATGACAAATCTAATTAAAGGCATTATACAATTTGTAACGCCTTTTTATTTATCTATTTTGTACCTTTAAATCGTCTTATAAAAAAGCATTGATGTTTAAAAACTTATCATTACGGATTCGTATTTTCTTAGCCATGATTTTATTGGTGTTGTTGGCATCCGTTTTAATTTTAGGCGTTACCATTTATCAATATGACAAGCAAACGGAAGATTACAATATTGCGCGTTTTGAAAGAAAAGAAGAATCGGTTTTATCGAGTATAGAATTCGAGCTTAAAAGAGAAACAAGAGAGCCGCTTACCACAGAAAATTTAGCTAGAATATTTCAAAAAAGAATCTACGAAATTTCGAGCACGCATAAATTAAACATTTCTATTTTTGATTTAGAAGGAAATCTATTAATTACATCAAACACCATTAATTCTTTTGATATTACAAAAGAAGAACAAGCGTTATCAGGTCAAATTTTAGAAGATTTAGAATCGTTACCGTCTCAGAGAGTTTTTAGCAATGTGGTTATCAACAGTATCAGTAACGAAACTTCTTACACGTATATTACTGATTTAAAATTCAGACGAATTGGCGTCTTAGAATTAAAGTTTTCTCAAGACAATTCTGAAGAAGAAAAAGAGTTAAGAGAATTTATGATTCGGTTGGCATACGTGTATTTATTTATGTTGATAATAGCTGTTTCTTTGGCTTATTTTATATCGAGTTATATTACAAGATCTATCAAAACTATTTCTGATAAAATCCACGAAACACGGTTGAATAAACGCAACGAAAAAATTGAATTTAATTCTGGAAGCACAGAAATTAGCACTTTGGTAAATGCGTATAACCGAATGATTGATGAATTGCAAGAAAGTGCTGTAAAATTAGCACAAAGCGAACGAGAACAAGCATGGAGAGAAATGGCAAAACAAGTAGCGCACGAAATTAAAAACCCGTTAACTCCAATGCGATTATCGGTACAAAGTTTTGAGCGAAAATTTGATCCAACAGACCCAAATATTAAAGAAAAATTAAAAGAATTTAGCCAAACCTTAATTCAGCAAATCGATGTAATGACTTCTATTGCATCGGCCTTTTCTGATTTTGCTAAAATGCCAACTCAAAAAAGAGAAAAGATAGATGTAATTTCGGTTGTAAAACTAGCTTTAGACATTTTTAATGAAGAGTATATTTCGTATTCTTTCACAGAAAATTCTTTGATAGCAAATCTTGATAAATCGCAGTTAATTAGAGTGGTTACCAACTTAATTACAAATGCCACTCAAGCAGTTAATCAAACAGAAAACCCAAAAATTGAGGTTCATGTTTCATCAGAAAAAGACAACATTAAAATTGCTGTAACCGATAACGGAAAAGGAATAGATGAATCGGTAAAAGATTTGATATTTGAACCTAAATTTACAACCAAATCAAGCGGAATGGGATTGGGTTTAGCAATTATAAAAAAGATTATTGAAGCAAATAACGGAACTATAAATTTTGTTTCTTTTAAAGGAAAAGGAACAACATTTACCGTAACATTTCCAAAAAATTAAAAAGATGAATTTCGAAAACTTACAAATTACTATTGAAAACGGATGTGGAATTATCACCATCAATAGACCAAAAAAATTAAATGCGTTAAACATCGAAACGATAGAAGAATTGCACGATGCTTTTGAAACGTTGGATGCAAATAATGCTGTAAAAACAATTATTATTACCGGTAGCGGAGAAAAAGCTTTTGTTGCTGGCGCAGATATTTCTGAATTTGCTCATTTTTCTGTTGATGAAGGCGAAGATTTAGCTAGAAACGGACAAGAAATTTTGTTTGATTTTGTGGAAAATTTATCCACTCCAGTTATTGCCGCAGTAAATGGTTTTGCGCTTGGCGGCGGATTAGAATTAGCAATGGCAAGTCATTTTAGAATTGCTTCTGACAACGCAAAAATGGGATTGCCAGAAGTTTCTTTAGGTGTAATTCCTGGTTATGGAGGCACACAACGGTTGGCGCAATTAGTCGGAAAAGGAAGAGCGATGGAAATGGTGATGACTGCTGGAATGATTTCTGCTGAAGAAGCAAACAATTTTGGGTTGGTAAATCATGTAACAACTCAAGAAGAATTGTTGCCTTTGGCGCTAAAAATAGCGAGTAAAATTTCTAGAAATTCTACGGTTGCAATTAGTTCAGCAATTAAGGCAATTAACGCTAATTATAAAGATGGCGTAAACGGATTTGAAACAGAAATTTCTGAATTCGGAAACTGTTTTGGAACCGAAGACTTTAAAGAAGGAACTACCGCTTTTTTAGAAAAAAGAAGAGCAGATTTTCCTGGAAAATAGATTTTTAAAAAATTGAATTGGTGTCATTCCTTCGAAGGCAGGAACCTGTTTTTTTAGACAGAGAATGTTAAGTCGATTATTTTAAGAATAACAAATTACTTTCTATGGATTCCTGCCTTCGCAGGAATGACAAAGAATAATTTATTTTTCTCCATTCCATTCAGCATAAAATTGTTGAAGAAATGTTTCCATAAATAGATGACGTTCTTCAGCAATTTTTTTTGCAGTAGAAGTATTCATTTTATCTTTTAATAGCAATAATTTTTCATAAAAGTGATTGATTGTTGGCGAGTTAGAATTTTTATATTCCTCTTTGGTCATGTTTACATTTGGGGCAATTTCTGGATTGTATAAGGCCCTGTTTTTAAATCCACCATAATTAAAACAACGTGCAATTCCGACTGCTCCAATTGCATCTAATCTGTCTGCATCTTGAACGACATCCAGCTCTGGAGATGTAAATTTTTCGCCAGAAGACAATGAAGTTTTAAAAGAAATATAATTAATTATGTTTTCTACATGAACAATCACAATTTCATTTACCTTTTGATTTTCTAAAAACTCTCTTGCCATTTTTGGACCAATAGTTTCATCGCCATTATAAAATTTAGCATCGGCAATATCGTGTAACAAAGCGCCAAGCGCAATTATAAACTCATCAACATTTTCGTCTTTTCCAATCAACAAAGCATTTTTATACACACGTTCTATATGAAACCAATCGTGTCCGCCTTCAGCACCTTTCAAAGTTTCTTTTACAAAAGCAAAGGTGTTTTCTATAATTTGTGGTTTGTTCATCGGATAAAAATAAAAAAACCACGTTAATCAACGTGGTTTTTAGAAAACTTTTTATTTTAAAAAGTCCTTTCCTTTGGAAAGGATTTAGGATAGGAGTTTAACAAAACTCTTCGTACGCTTGTGCTAAATTTTGTGCAATCATTTGTGCAGATCTTCCTTCAATATGATGACGCTCTAACATGTGTACTAAATTACCATCTTTAAACAATGCAATTGCTGGAGAAGACGGAGGAAAAGGAATCATATATTCTCTTGCTTTTTGAGTAGATTCTTTTTCTACACCTGCAAAAACAGTTGTTAAGTTTGTAGGAACTTTATCTGCTCCTAAAGAAGCAATCGCTCCAGGTCTTGCTGTTCCAGCAGCACAACCACAAACTGAGTTTACCATTACTAAAGTGGTTCCTTCTTTTGCCAAAGCATTATCAACATCTTCAGCGGTATATAAAGCGTTAAAACCAGCGTTTACTAATTCATCGCGCATTGGTTTTACTAATTCTTCTGGGTACATATTCTATAAATTTTAAGGTACAAAGATACAGATATTTTGGAGAAAAGGAAAGGATAAAGCCGAAAGTCACAAGTCTAAAGTAAGAACAAACTCATACTTTTATTTTTAGCCACGAATTCACGGGTTTTTAGTTTTATTTGATTAATGAAAAACCGTTGGTTTTTCTATATCCGTAAAATATTTTACAAATAATTAACACAAAATTTGTGAATTCGTGGCTGAAGTTACTGACTGCTAGCTTTTAATAATTGCTACTTCTTGTCAATTGTGAGAAACAACTTGATGAAGCAACTTATTAAGAATAAAAAAATTGGCTATTCCTAAGTCTAATTTTATTATTTGTTCCTAATTCCAAGTAACGGTCTTTCTTTCCCCTTTCGACTTGTGGCTTTTGACTTTAAACTTTGTAAATTAGCAACTTTAAAAAAAGAATTAAATGGGAAATTTTACTAAATGGTTAGGAGCGGGATTAGGGTTTACGTTGGGCGGACCGATTGGAAGTATTATTGGGTTTGCAGTTGGAAGTTTTGTAGATGGATTTTCTAAAGACGATATTTTAAAAGAACTTAAAGAAAGTCAATCTGGAAAAACTTCTGGAAATACACAATCTGGAGATTTTGAAATTAGTTTATTGATTTTAGCTTCTGTGGTTATAAAAGCAGACGGAAAAGTTGATCAACGCGAATTGGATTTTGTAAGAACTCAATTTGTAGGAATGTACGGAAAAGAGCGGGCAAATGGTGCGTTTAAATTATTTAGCGGAATTATAAAAAAGGAAGTTTCTTCGCATCAAGTTTGTGTGCAAATTCGTCAGCATATGCCGCACGCTTCTAGATTACAATTGATTCATTTTTTATTCGGAATTGCAAAAGCTGATCAGTTTGTAACAGGTTCTGAAGTAGAGGAAATTAAAAAAATAGCTGGGTATTTAAACATCAATCAATATGATTATGAATCTATCAAAGCCATGTTTTATGACGAATCTGATAGCGCATATAAAATCTTAAATATGACAAAAGAATCTTCGGATGATGAGGTGAAAAAAGCCTATCGAATAATGGCGAAAAAGTATCACCCAGATAAATTACAAGATTTAGGTCCGGAACACATCAAAGGAGCAGAAGAAAAGTTTTTACAAATTCAGAATGCTTACGAAAAGATTAAAAAAGAACGTGG encodes:
- a CDS encoding DUF2911 domain-containing protein, with amino-acid sequence MKKNVLVTALFAVAVLFSNETNAQRFAPLDKSPMDVASFPTSYKISDKIVKVTYSRPQLKDRNITKLAIPEQIWRTGANEATEITFYKDVKFGGKSVDAGTYSLFTIPGEKEWIIILSTAKNVWGSYFYKETEDVVRVKAKVSSSIAPIEAFSMTFDDDMNLYMGWGYTVVKVTIK
- a CDS encoding DUF2911 domain-containing protein; this translates as MKKNIVVIAFLAIAVLFSNETTAQKFNGLDKSPADIALYKTKADGVIAKVVYSRPQLKGRSLSKLAPQGKVWRLGANEATEIRFYKDVTFGGQSVKAGTYSMFAIPGASAWTLILNKDTNVWGAFSYKESQDVVRVTAQVSKNKNSVEALAIMFSKSGDMYIGWGNTVVTVPVK
- a CDS encoding DMT family transporter; this translates as MKNNIAKAHLALLGANLIYGVNYIIAKGIMPNKIGPSAFIFLRVVGAGILFWIIKSFLKEKVEKKDFPLLILCGLLGVATNQLLFFHGLNLTSPIDASIIITAIPIVVLVFSALLLKEKITPNKIIGIAIGATGAILLVWYGNKAAGTSSLLGNVLIFLNACSYGLYLVLVKPLMKKYNSITVISWVFLFGFVFMFPFGIPDILQTNFAAFTVETYATIAFVVIGTTFLAYLFNIYALKSVSPSVTGSYVYLQPAISFIMVSVYAYAFGQTEYAQDINSVKIASCFLVIFGVYLISKKPNKKA
- a CDS encoding leucine--tRNA ligase, translating into MQYNHIEIEKKWQEYWDKNQTFKASNESEKPKYYVLDMFPYPSGAGLHVGHPLGYIASDIYARYKRHKGFNVLHPQGYDSFGLPAEQYAIQTGQHPAKTTEENIKTYRRQLDRIGFSFDWSREVRTSNPEYYKWTQWIFIQLFNSWYNKSSDKAEDVSTLIKIFKKDGNATVNAVCDEDINIFSADEWKAFTKAEQEEILLQYRLTFLSDTEVNWCPALGTVLANDEIVNGVSERGGHPVVRKKMTQWSMRISAYAQRLLDGLETIDWPQPLKDSQTNWIGKSVGALVNFEILSPALSEGKGAKADSKKVPGYMTGGNNSYLLLEKAKEMRANPTPAEAILWKSLKGKKLKSKFRQQHLINDFIVDFVCLSKKLIIEVDGKIHEYQLEKDEARTLELEQKSGFKVIRFKNEEVIGDIDAVLSKIDSELSNQAFLLSKLEQDNSKETESTSLSSGKGQRDRISVFTTRPDTIFGVSFMTLAPEHELVSRIVTDEQKEEVNAYIKATAKRSERDRMADVKSISGAFTGAYALHPFTGKQIPIWIGDYVLANYGTGAVMAVPCGDQRDYDFAKHFNIAIPNIFENVAVSEGAHTDKDGTKIANSDFLNGLSYKKAMKLAIYELEKQGFGEGKINYRLRDAVFSRQRYWGEPFPVYYKDGMPQMIDTKHLPIVLPEVEKYLPTEDGKPPLGNATEWAWDSRAKKVVSNDKLKNKTVYPLELNTMPGWAGSSWYFNRYMDSQNSEEFASKESLEYWKEVDLYIGGSEHATGHLLYARFWQKFLFDKGIVPVDEFAKKLINQGMILGTSAFAYRIDGRPNVFVSKDVYDILTEPIPKSSKGKGEKIIRDFLGLKDEIFGIDRGIHVDVSFVDSSDELDIKRFKEWRPEFKNAEFITKEKGVFKVRREVEKMSKSKYNVVNPDAICEEYGADSLRLFEMFLGPLEQAKPWKTSGISGVSSFLKKLWRLYFNGETFEVSDAAPTKDELKVLHKTIKKVEEDIENFSFNTSVSTFMIAVNELTALKCNKRAILEPLAILVSPYAPHIAEELWSLLGNKESISTAEFPVFDEKHLVESAKTYPVSFNGKMRFTLELSLDLSKEEIEKIVMAHEKTIAQLAGREPKKVIIVPGKIINIVG
- a CDS encoding sensor histidine kinase, giving the protein MILLVLLASVLILGVTIYQYDKQTEDYNIARFERKEESVLSSIEFELKRETREPLTTENLARIFQKRIYEISSTHKLNISIFDLEGNLLITSNTINSFDITKEEQALSGQILEDLESLPSQRVFSNVVINSISNETSYTYITDLKFRRIGVLELKFSQDNSEEEKELREFMIRLAYVYLFMLIIAVSLAYFISSYITRSIKTISDKIHETRLNKRNEKIEFNSGSTEISTLVNAYNRMIDELQESAVKLAQSEREQAWREMAKQVAHEIKNPLTPMRLSVQSFERKFDPTDPNIKEKLKEFSQTLIQQIDVMTSIASAFSDFAKMPTQKREKIDVISVVKLALDIFNEEYISYSFTENSLIANLDKSQLIRVVTNLITNATQAVNQTENPKIEVHVSSEKDNIKIAVTDNGKGIDESVKDLIFEPKFTTKSSGMGLGLAIIKKIIEANNGTINFVSFKGKGTTFTVTFPKN
- a CDS encoding enoyl-CoA hydratase/isomerase family protein, with protein sequence MNFENLQITIENGCGIITINRPKKLNALNIETIEELHDAFETLDANNAVKTIIITGSGEKAFVAGADISEFAHFSVDEGEDLARNGQEILFDFVENLSTPVIAAVNGFALGGGLELAMASHFRIASDNAKMGLPEVSLGVIPGYGGTQRLAQLVGKGRAMEMVMTAGMISAEEANNFGLVNHVTTQEELLPLALKIASKISRNSTVAISSAIKAINANYKDGVNGFETEISEFGNCFGTEDFKEGTTAFLEKRRADFPGK
- a CDS encoding HD domain-containing protein, with translation MNKPQIIENTFAFVKETLKGAEGGHDWFHIERVYKNALLIGKDENVDEFIIALGALLHDIADAKFYNGDETIGPKMAREFLENQKVNEIVIVHVENIINYISFKTSLSSGEKFTSPELDVVQDADRLDAIGAVGIARCFNYGGFKNRALYNPEIAPNVNMTKEEYKNSNSPTINHFYEKLLLLKDKMNTSTAKKIAEERHLFMETFLQQFYAEWNGEK
- a CDS encoding BrxA/BrxB family bacilliredoxin, with amino-acid sequence MYPEELVKPMRDELVNAGFNALYTAEDVDNALAKEGTTLVMVNSVCGCAAGTARPGAIASLGADKVPTNLTTVFAGVEKESTQKAREYMIPFPPSSPAIALFKDGNLVHMLERHHIEGRSAQMIAQNLAQAYEEFC
- a CDS encoding TerB family tellurite resistance protein — its product is MGNFTKWLGAGLGFTLGGPIGSIIGFAVGSFVDGFSKDDILKELKESQSGKTSGNTQSGDFEISLLILASVVIKADGKVDQRELDFVRTQFVGMYGKERANGAFKLFSGIIKKEVSSHQVCVQIRQHMPHASRLQLIHFLFGIAKADQFVTGSEVEEIKKIAGYLNINQYDYESIKAMFYDESDSAYKILNMTKESSDDEVKKAYRIMAKKYHPDKLQDLGPEHIKGAEEKFLQIQNAYEKIKKERGIK